TGACGTACTCGCCCTTGACGTTGAGGTAGTCGAGGTAGAAGGCGTGCTCCCACATGTCGAGCTGGGAGATCGGGATGAGCGTCGCGGGGATGTTCGACTGCTGGTCGTAGAGCTGGACGATGACCAGCCGCTGACCGAGCGTGTCCCACGCGGTGATGGCCCAGCCCGAGCCCTGGATGCCGAGGGCGACCTGCTCGAACTGCGCGCGGTACGCGTCGAACGAACCGAAGTTGTCCTCGATGGCGGCCGCCAGCTCGCCGGTCGGCTTGTCGCCGCCGTCCGGCGAGAGGTTCTTCCAGAAGATCGAGTGGTTGATGTGACCGCCGAGGTTGAACGCGAGGTTCTTCTCGAGCAGGTTGATCGTGTCGAACTCCTGGACCGAACGCGCCTCTTCGAGCTTCTCGAGGGCGGTGTTCAGGCCGTTGACGTAGTTCTGGTGGTGCTTGGTGTGGTGAAGCTCCATGATCTTGCCCGAGATGTGGGGATCCAATGCCCCATAGTCATAGGGCAGTTCCGGCAGCGTGTAATCGGCCACTGGTCCTCCTGGTCGTCGTAGGTGATCGTCTTCAGGGTCAAGTCTCAGTCTGTCAGTTGAATTCCCTCGGGCAAGGTCGGGCCGGATCGCGGGACACCCGGCAGTAGGCTGTTCCCGTGGCAGGCAAGCGGATCCGCCGGGTCGAAGGCTCGGACGACGTCGAGGCCACGACGCCCTCCGAGGACGTCGTGGTCTCTCAGGCCGCGCCTGCTCCGATCGCCGAGCCCCGCCGTCCTGCCGCCCCCGCGGCCTCGAAGCCGGCCGCACCCGCCGCCGAGGAGAGGGAGCCCCAGCCGTCGCTGAAGGACGAGCTGTTCACGATCCCCAACCTGCTCAGTGCCGTCCGGATCGTCCTGGTCCCGGTCTTCCTGTGGCTCGTGCTGGTGCCCGAGGCAGACCTGCTCGCGATCGGCGTGCTCGTGGTCTCGGGGATCACCGACTACCTCGACGGCAAGATCGCCCGCGCCACGGGTCGCACCACGCGGCTGGGCGCTCTCCTGGATCCGGTCGCCGACCGGCTCTACATCCTCGCCGTCGTCGTCGGTCTCGGTCTGCGCGACATCATCCCGTGGTGGCTCGCGGTGATCCTGCCCCTGCGGGACGTCGTGCTGTTCTCCCTCGTGCCGTTCCTGCGCACCCGCGGCTTCAGTGCCCTGCCCGTGCACTTCCTGGGCAAGGCGGCCACCGCCGGCCTGTTGTACGCCTTCCCGCTGCTGCTGCTGGGCGACGGGGACGGAGCGGTGGCCAACCTGGCCCGGGTCTTCGGCTGGGCGTTCACCATCTGGGGCGTGGCGCTGTACTGGTGGGCCGGAATCCTGTACGCCGTGCAGGTGCGCCGCCTGCTGGCCTCGACCCCGCGGACGCCGTGAGTCGCCAGTCCGTCTCCGGCTCGTCGGTCGAGGAGGCCGAGTCCATCCTCGAGCGGTTGGCCGCCACGGCTCTCGACGACGACTACTACGTCGCCCACGACACCCCGCCGCGACCCGTCGCCAAGGTGCTCACCGCGGTGATGGCGGGCGTCTTCGGTCTGCTGGTCACGGTCGCCGCGGTCCAGACGCGCATCGACCGGCCGGCGACCGAGGCCGAGCGGAACGCGCTGATCGAGAACATCCGCGTGCGTGAGGATCTCGTCAAGAGCAAGCAGGAGACGGTCGTGGGTCTCCAACAGCAGATCGCCGACCTGCAGGCCGAGTCCGTCGTCGACGGCCCGGGAACCGCCGGGCTGCGGGTCGCCGCCGGTTCCGTCGCCGTCGAGGGACCGGGTGTCGTCCTCACGGTCGAGTCCTCGGCGAACGAGGACCGCCCGGGTGGGCGACTCACCGACACCGACCTGCAGTTGGTCGTCAACGGACTGTGGCTCGCGGGCGCCGAGGCCGTCTCGGTCGGAGGGCACCGGCTGACCGCCACCTCCGCGATCCGTTCGGCGGGGGAGGCCATCACGGTGAACTACCGGTCCGTGACCGAGCCGATCGTCGTCGAGGCGATCGGTGACGAGGACGTGCTCCGCAGCCGGTGGGAGGAGGGCCCGTCAGGTCGGTATCTCGCCGCGCGGGCCGAGGCCGATGGCATCGGGTACGACGTGCAAGGATCAGACGACGTCGAGCTGGACGCCGCTCCCGAAGCGCGGTTGTCCGTCTCGGCCGAACCACTCAGGAGGAGCGAGTCGTGATCCCGGTCATCGGTCTGGTCGTCGGCGTCACGATCGGCCTGATCCTGCAGCCGACCGTCCCCACGAGCCTGCAGCCCTACGTGCCGATCGCGATCATCGCCGCGTTGGACGCCGTGCTCGGGGCCGCGCGGGCGTTCCTGGAAGGCCGCTTCGACGACCGGGTCTTCGTGATCTCGTTCGTCTCGAACGTCGCCATCGCCGCGGTGATGGTCTTCGTCGGCGACCAGCTCGGCGTGGGCTCGCAGCTGTCGACCGGTGTCATCGTCGTCCTGGGCATCCGCATCTTCGCCAACGCCGCCGCGATCCGCAGGTTGATCTTCCATGCCTGAGACGTTCTCGTTGCGTACCGCCCTGCGCCGTCGGTCGAGTTGGATCGTCGGTCTGTTGATCGGCCTGCTCGCCTTCACCGTGACGGTGCAGTGGCGCGAGGGCGACGAGACCGACGACTTCAGCGGCGTGCGCGGTATCGAGCTGGCCGAGCTGTTGAAGTCGCTCGACGCCACGAACGCACGGCTCACCCAGCAGATCGAGACCCTCGAGGCGTCCCGCGACGACCTGCGCGACTCGACCAAGAGCACCGCTGAGGCGCGCGAGGCCGCGGTCCTGCGCGCCAACGCCCTGGCGATCCTCTCCGGCACGGTCGGCGCCGAGGGCCCCGGCATCGAGATCACGATCACCGCGCCTCCCGGGGCGGTGACGGCGTCGGTGCTGCTGGACGCCGTGCAGGAGATGCGCGACGCCGGCGCCGAGGTGATCTCGCTGAACGGGGTCGCCCGCGTGGTCGCCCAGACCTGGTTCCTCGACGACGACGCCGGCGTGCGGGTCAGCGGACGCCTGTTGAAGCCGCCGTACGTCATGGAGGTGATCGGCGACCCCGACACCCTCGCCGACGCGGTGACCTTCCGCGGCGGCCTGGCCGACCGCGTCGAGGGACGCGGGGGAGAGGTCGGCGTCGAGGAGCGTCGCCGGATCCGGATCACCGCCGTGGCCGATGACCCCGAGCCCCAGTACGCTCGACCCGCGAACGACTGACGCGTGACGATGGAGGAGCCAGCGTGATCCCTGAGGACCTGTTCTACAGCGCAGAGCACGAGTGGGTACGCCTGGAGGGCGATGTCGCCATCATCGGCATCACCGACTTCGCCCAGGACCAGCTCGGCGACATCGTGTACGTCGATCTGCCCGCCGAGGGCGAGTCCCTCGAGTCGGGCACCGTGGTCGGCGAGCTCGAGTCCACGAAGTCGGTCTCCGACGTCTTCACGCCCGTCTCCGGCGAGGTCATCGCCCGCAACGACGCCCTCGAGGCCACGCCCGAGGTCATCAACTCCGACCCCTACGGCGAGGGCTGGCTGATCAAGGTCCGTACCAGCGGCGAGGACCCGACCGACGGACTGCTCACGGCCGAGGCGTACTCGGCTGTGGTGAGCGCCTGACCCTGCCCATGGGCGGGTGTTAGGTTGGGGGCGAACGAACCTTGAACCCCGACTTGAGCGAAAGCCTCAAGTTGTACTTGAGACGGAGTTGATCGCGGTGACGACGCCGGACGGTTTCGACGACACGAACTTCATCCCGGTCATCGACGCCGACACCGAGGAGATGTCGGCGGGCGACGTGTTCGCCGTCGAGAACCTCCCGGTCGGCAACGCGATGCTGCTCGTCCAGCGCGGACCGGACGCCGGCTCACGCTTCCTGCTCGACCAGGACGTGGTCTCGGCGGGACGTCATCCCTCCAGCGACATCTTCCTCGACGACATCAGCGTCTCGCGCCGGCACGCGACCTTCTCGCGTCGTGGCGGCGGCTACGTCGTCACCGACCTGGGCAGCCTCAACGGCACCTACGTCAACCGCGACCGCATCGACGGCGACATCCCGCTGGCCGGCGGCGACGAGGTCCAGTTGGGCAAGTACCGCCTCATCTACTTCCCGGGCACCGTCGTCTCCGAAGGTGGTCAGTGAGCGGCAACGAGGCCGCGCGCGAGCAACTGCTCGGCATCGGCCAGGTCATCGCCGAGCTCTCCGAGGAGTTCCCGGACATCTCCCAGAGCCGGATCCGTTACTACGACGAGCAGGGTCTGGTCGAGCCGCGGCGCACGCCCTCGGGCTACCGCAAGTTCACCTACGGTGACGTCGAGCGGCTGCGGTTCGTGCTGCGGATGCAGAAGGACCGCTACTGGCCGCTGAGCCACATCCGTCAGGTCCTGGACCAGATGGACTCCGGCGAGGTCCCCGACACCGAGCTGCGCGCCACGTTGCGCGTGCCCCAGGTGACGCTCGCGGCCGACGGCACCCCGACGGCGCAGTCGATCACCGAGGGCGCCGGATCCACCCGCATGACCCGCGACGAGCTCCTCGACGCCGCCGGCATCGACGCCGCGACGCTCGACGAGATCGAGCAGTTCGAGCTGATCCGCCGACGCCCGCAGCAGCGGTACTACGACACCGACGACCTCGTCGTGGCCTCCCTCGTGGGCGAGCTGGCCAAGCTGGGCCTCGAGCCGCGACACCTGCGCGGCTTCCGCAGCGCGGCCGACCGCGAGCTCGGCCTGCTCGACCAGGTCATTCCCCCCGCTGCCCGCCAACAGTCCGGCGCCGCCGCCGAGCTGGCCGAACTCGCCGCGTTGGCCGTGCGCCTGCACACCGTGCTCGTTCGCGCCGGCTTGCGCAGCTGAACGGAGCCACCGATGCGTGAACTGCAGATCGTCGGAGTCCGGGTCGAGATGCCCACGAACCAGCCCCTGGTGCTGCTGCGTGAGCTGGAGGGCACCCGGTACCTGCCGATCTGGGTGGGCGCGATCGAGGCCTCGGCCATCGCCTTCGCCCAGCAGGGCACGGTGGCGCCGCGGCCGCCGACGCACGCGCTCATGGCGTCGATCATCGAAGGGCTCGGCGACGAGCTCCTGGAGGTCCGCATCGTCGACGTGCGCGACGGCGTCTTCTTCGCCGAGCTGGCGTTCGCCGGGGGAGCGGTCATCGACGCCCGGCCGTCGGACTCCATCGCCCTGGCGCTGCGCACGGGCGTGCGCGTCGTGTGCGCCGAGGACGTCCTGGACGTCGCGGGCTTCGCCCAGACCCCCGACGAGGACGAGGAGATCGCGAAGTTCCGCGAGTTCCTCGATCACGTCGATCCGGAGGACTTCGAGAAACCCTCAAGTGAAGGTTGAACGTAATAGGCGGGCCGACACGCGCGTCGGTGCGTGCGTCGAGAGACTCTCACGTCTAACTTGAGGGTACGCAAGACCACAGCGGTGTGGTTCTCTTGTTGTGGGAGGCCGGTCCAACCGGTCGCCAGGAAGGCGTGATCATGATCGATCCTCGTGACGAGGCAGCAGAGGCACAGGCGCAGGCCAGTGCCCAGGGCCTGTTGTTCGACGACGACCTCGCGCCCATGCCCCAGGACACGGGATTCCGCGGGCCGACGGCCTGCAACGCCGCCGGCATCACGTACCGCCAGCTCGACTACTGGGCCCGCACCGGCCTGGTCGAGCCCACCGTCCGCTCGGCCACCGGCTCGGGCACGGCACGGCTGTACTCCTTCAAGGACATCCTGCTGCTCAAGATCATCAAGCGTCTGCTCGACGCCGGTGTCTCGCTGCAGCAGATCCGCACCGCGATCGACCACCTGCGCGAGCGCGGCACCGAGGACCTGACCCAGGTCACGCTCATGAGCGACGGCGCCAGCGTCTACGAGTGCCGCTCCGCCAACGAGGTCATCGATCTCCTCCAGGGTGGACAGGGCGTCTTCGGCATCGCCATCGGCGGTGTCTGGAAGGAGATCGAGGGCACGCTGCACGAGCTGCCCACCGAGCGCGCCGAGGCGGCCGAGCCGCTGGCCGGCGACGAGCTCGCCGCGCGCCGCGCCGCCCGCAAGGCCAACTGACCTGTCGTCAGCCGTTCCGGCTCCGGTCGGGGTAGGCTGACGACTGCCGTTTGAAACGTGCGGGAGAGTCCCGTTCAGGGCGCCGAAGGGGCAATTCCTCCCCGGAACCTCTCAGGCCACCGGACCGCACGTCACAGGCGACTCTGAAGGCATGCCGACACCATCGGCACGACGACAGAGGGGGAGGGCCCTGTTCGTCGAGCCCTCGGAGTGACCCCATGTCGCAGCACGACCGCCAGCCCGCCACCCGCTTCGTCGACCGTCACATCGGTCCACGCGCGACCGACCAGGCCGCGATGCTCGAGCGGCTCGGGTACGACAGCCTCGAGGCGCTGATGCAGGCCGCCGTTCCGGTCGGCATCCGCTCGGCGCTGGACGGGCTGCCCGCCGCCGCCAGCGAGACCGAGGCCACCGCCCGCTTGCGCGAGCTGGCCGACCGCAACCATCCCGGCGTCTCGATGATCGGTCTGGGCTACCACCCCACGACCACGCCCGCGGTCATCCGCCGCAACGTGCTGGAGGATCCGGCCTGGTACACCGCCTACACGCCGTACCAGCCCGAGATCTCCCAGGGCCGCCTCGAGGCGCTGCTCGCCTTCCAGACCATGGTCGAGGACCTGGTCGGGCTGCCGACCGCGAACGCGTCGCTGCTCGACGAGGCGACCGCCGCCGCGGAGGCGTTGACCCTCGTGCGTCGCGCCGACCGCAAGCGCACCGACCTGCCGGTCGTCGTCGACGACGGGCTGCTGCCGCAGACGCTCGCCGTGCTGCACACCCGCGCCGAGGCGGTCGGTCTGCCGCTGGTCGAGGCAGACCTGCGTGAGGGCCTGCCGCAGGGCGACTTCAGCGGCGTCATCATCGCCTACCAGCGTGCCGACGGCGCCGTCATCGACCTGGCCCCGGTGATCGAGCAGGTCCACGCCGCCGGTGCGCTCGCCGTGGTGGTCACGGACCCGCTGGCGCAGGTGCTGCTGCGATCGCCGGGCAGCCTCGGTGCCGACGTCGTCGTCGGCTCGACGCAGCGGTTCGGCGTCCCCATGTTCTACGGCGGGCCCCATGCCGGCTTCATGGCCGTGCGCGCGGGCCTGGAGCGTCACCTGCCGGGTCGTCTCGTCGGAGTGTCCGTCGACTCGGCCGGCCGACCGGCCTACCGCCTGGCGCTGCAGACGCGCGAGCAGCACATCCGCCGGGAGAAGGCCACCTCGAACATCTGCACCGCGCAGGTGCTGCTGGCGGTGGTGGCGGCCATGTACGCCGTCTATCACGGGGCCGAGGGCCTCCGGGCGATCGCCCAGCAGGTCAACGGCCACGCCACCCGGCTGGCCGACGGCCTGCGCGCCGCGGGCATCGAGTTGGCGTCGGACCGGTTCTTCGACACGGTCACGGCGATCGTGCCCGGGCGCGCCGACGAGGTCGTGGCGGCTGCTCGCCGGTCCGGGATCCACCTGTGGCGCTTCGACGCCGACCGGGTCGGCATCGCCGTCTCGGAGCCGACGACGATCGACGACCTGAACGCCGTCCTCGCCGCGTTCGGCGCCGGCGAGCTCCCGGCGCAGGGGGAGACCTCCCTCGACGCCGACGGGCTGCGCGACGACGAGATCCTGACCCACCCCGTGTTCGTCGAGCACCGGAGCGAGACGCAGATGCTGCGTTACCTGCGTCGGCTCAGCGATCGTGACTACGCCCTCGACCGCGGCATGATCCCGCTCGGCAGCTGCACGATGAAGCTCAACTCCACGACCGAGATGGAGCCGATCAGCTGGCCCGGCTTCGCGGACCTGCATCCCTTCGTCCCGGCCGAGGACGCCGCCGGGATGATCGAGCTGGTGGAGACGCTCGAGTCCTGGCTCGCCACGGTGACCGGGTACGCCGCCGTCTCGGTGCAGCCCAACGCCGGCTCGCAGGGCGAGTTCGCCGGATTGCTCGCGATCCGCGAGTACCACCGCAGCCGGGGCGAGCAGGCCCGTGACGTGTGCCTGATCCCCAGCTCGGCGCACGGCACCAACGCCGCGTCGGCCGTCATGGCCGGGATGCGGGTCGTCATCGTCAAGGCGACCGACGCCGGCGAAGTCGATCTGGACGACCTGCGCGCCCAGTGCGAGAAGCACGCCGACGACCTCGCCGCGATCATGGTGACCTACCCCTCGACGCACGGGGTCTACGAGCACGGCATCGGCGAGCTGTGCGACATCGTCCACGAGCACGGCGGGCAGGTGTACGTCGACGGTGCCAACCTGAACGCCCTGCTCGGCCATGCCCAGCCCGGCCGGTTCGGCGGCGACGTCTCGCACCTCAACCTGCACAAGACGTTCTGCATCCCGCACGGCGGTGGCGGCCCCGGCGTGGGCCCGGTCGCGGTGGGGGAGCACCTCGTGCCGTTCCTGCCCAAGCACCCGTTCCACCCCGACGCCGCCCGGCGCGGCAGCGCGGGCACGATCAGTGCGGCCCCCTACGGATCGGCCGGCATCCTGCCGATCCCGTTCGCCTACGTCGCGATGATGGGCGCCGACGGCCTGACCGACGCGACGTCGGTGGCCGTGCTGGCGGCCAACTACGTCGCGGCGCGACTGGGCGACGCGTTCCCCGTGCTCTACACCGGCGACCACGGCCTGGTCGCCCACGAGTGCATCCTGGACCTGCGCGAGATCACCAAGAACGCGAAGCTCTCGATCGACGACGTCGCCAAGCGACTCATCGACTACGGGTTCCACGCACCGACCATGAGCTTCCCGGTGGCGGGGACCCTCATGGTCGAGCCGACGGAGTCCGAGGACCTCGCCGAGCTCGACCGGTTCTGCGAGGCGATGCTGGCGATCCGCTCGGAGATCGACCGGGTCGCGGCGGGCGAGTACGACGACCGGGACAACCCGCTGACGAGTGCGCCCCACGCCGCGCACGAGCTGGTGGACTGGACGCACCCGTACCCGATCGCCGAGGGCGTCTTCCCCGCCGGGACGACGCAGGACAAGTACTGGCCGCCGGTGGGACGCATCGACAACGCCTACGGCGACCGGAACCTGGTCTGCTCCTGCCCGCCGGCCGAAGCGTTCGCCTGATCGGCCCACCAGCAGTGGAGAAGCCGTCCCCGGCCAGCTGCACGGACGCGGCAGGCGCCGTGGCCCGGCGGCCGACCTCGAAGGCCTCGACGAGCGGGGCGTAGAAGGGCGACGGGACCGCCATGGCGGGCGAGATCAGGACGATCGGGGTGCTCGCCGGGTCATTTTGGCACCGTGAAAGACTCGGCTCTGACATGCCTGACGCACTGGTGTACGTGACCTCCGCCGCCGCCTTCGTCGCATCGTTGTTCGCTGCGTGGCACACCGCGAAGTCCTACCGCTTCAGCAACCCGCTCTTCTACGCCGTCGCGCTGGTGGAGGCGCTGCTGGTCGTGGCGCTGATCTGGGGGATCGTGGCCGTCTCCGGCACCGATCGCGACATCGAGAAGGCGCTCTACCTGTCCTACCTGGTGACGACCGTGCTGATCCCCCCAGCGGCCGTCCTGTGGGGGGTGGGTGACAAGACGCGCTGGGGCACGGGCGTGGTCGCCGTCGCCCTCTTCACCGTCTCGGTCATGCTGATCCGGACGCACCAGATCTGGCAGGGACATGGCTGAGCACGCAGGCGACACCCAGCACGGGTTCGGGCGCGCGCTGGTCGCCGTCTACGCCGTGTTCACCGTCGCGGCCACGGCCCGGTCGGTCTACCAGCTCATCGTGAAGGCCGACGAGGCGCCGGTCGCGTACGCGCTCTCGGCGGTGGCCGGTGTCGTCTACGGCGTCGCCACGTGGGCGCTGGCGACGGGCAACCGCCGCGTCGCCACCGCAGCCGTCGGCTTCGAGTTGGTCGGAGTGCTGACCGTCGGCGTGCTGAGCCTCGTCGACGACGGGCTCTTCCCGGACGCCACCGTGTGGTCCGGGTTCGGCGCGGGATACGGCTACGTCCCTCTGGTCCTGCCGTTCATCGGGCTGTGGTGGCTGCGGCGGACTCGCCGATGACCCGCCTCCGGGACCAGAAGAGCCCCGCACGCTCATACCGTGCAGGGCTGGCTCCATTCAATCCCCGCGCCGTCGCGTTCCCCGGCACCGACACGGCCCCATGAGCGACCGATCGTACGAGTTCCGGTCGGTCTGGGACGTGGCGGAGCCGCCCGAGCGGCTGTGGCACACCCTGGAGCAGTTCCTCGAGCAGGACGACCCGCTGCCGTGGTGGGACGCGGTGCGCGTCACCGCGCACCACGGTGAGGAGATCGACCTCGTCGCCCGGAGCGTGTTCGGGTACCGACTGCGATTCACGGTCTACGACCTCGAGCTCGAGCCGACCAGCGCGATGCGCTTCCGTTCGCGCGGGGACCTCGAGGGGAGCGCGGCACTGTCGTTCGAGCCCGGACGGCCCGGCCGCACCGACCTCACGATCGACTGGCGGGTCGACGCCACGGCGCCGTGGATGCGCCGCTCGGAACGGGTGCTGCGCCCGGTCTTCGTGCTGGCACACGACCTGGTCATGAGGTCTGGCGAACGCCGACTGAACCGGTGGTTGCAGCAGCGAGGCTGACCACGTCGCCGATCACGGTGATCGCGGGCGACACGGCATCGGACGCCCGGTCGGCGATCGTGCCGAGCGTCGCGATCGTGGTGCGTTGATCGGGGGAGAACCCTCGCTCGATGACCGCGGTCGGCGTCTCGGGGTCGTGTCCGGCGGCGATGAGCTCGTCCGCGGTGCTGCGCAGGCGCTTGACGCCCATGAGCATCACCAGCGTGTGGTCGCCCCGCCGCGGGAGCTCGCCGAGTGACTCGTGCCCCGTGACGACCGAGAAGCCTCGCGCGACTCCGCGGTGGGTCACGGGGATTCCGGCGGCCGCCGCCACGGCGATCGCCGACGTGACGCCCGGAACGACCTCGACCTCGATGCCGGCCTCACGGCACGCGAGCAACTCCTCCCCGCCGCGTCCGAAGACGTACGGGTCTCCGCCCTTGAGGCGGACGACGACCTTGCCCTCGCGGGCGCGGTCGACCAGCAGCGCGTTGATCTGCTCCTGAGGGATCGGGTGGTGGTCCGGCTGCTTGCCGACGTCGATGACCTCGACATCGGCCGCCAGCTCGGCCAGGACCGACTGGGGTGCCAACCGGTCGAAGACCACCACGTCGGCCTCCGCCAGCAGGCGACGTCCGCGAGCGGTCAGCAGCCCGGGGTCGCCGGGACCGCCGCCCACGAGGGCCACCAGGCCGCGCGGATGCGTGCGGTGCCGCAGGGGGAGGTCGCCGGTCTGCAACGCCGTGGCCAGCGCGTCGCGCAGCGCGGAGGCGCGGCCGGCGTCACCGCCCCCGCTGACGGCGATCGTCACGTCGTCGACCCGCGCGACGGCCGGGGTCCACGCCGTGGCCCGCTCGGGGTCGCCGCCCTTGAGGCAGAAGATCTGGCGCGCCTCGGCGTCGTCGGCGACGAGGTCGTCGACCGCCGGGACACCGGTCGCGGTCTGCACGAGCCACGCGCCGTCGAGGTCGCCGCAGTGATAGGCGCGCTCGTGCCAGGTGATCGTGCCGCGGCCGATGGCCGACGCGAGGGAGTCCGAGACGGCGGGGGAGACGACGTGGACGTCGGCGCCGGACTCGACCAGCGCGAAGGCGCGGCGGGTGGCCACGTGACCACCCCCGACCACGACGACGCGGCGTCCTTCCAGGCGCAGTCCGAGAGGGAAGATGCTCACGTGTGCAGGCCACACTCCGACTTGTCCAGACCGGCCCACCGGCCGGCCCGGGGATCCTCTCCCGGTGCGACGCGGCGCGTGCACGGCGCACAGCCGATCGACGGGTAGCCGTCGTTCAGCAGCGGATTGAGGATCACGTCGTGCTCCGCCGCGTAGTCGAGCACCCGGTCGAACGTCCAGTCGGCCAGCGGGTTGATCTTGACCAGGCCGTTCTTCTCGTCCCACGTCACGAACGGCGTGTCGGCGCGCAGCGGGCTGTCGTCACGACGAACCCCGGTGATCCAGGCCTCGTACCCGCCGAGCGTCTCGGTCAGCGGCTCGACCTTGCGCAGCTGGCAGCACAACGCGGGATCGCGCTCGAAGAGGCGCTCGCCGTACTGGGCGTCCTGCTCGGCGACGCTCTGGCGGGGCTGCACGTCGACGATCGTGAGCTGCATGGAGGACTCGACCGCGTCTCGGGTGCCCACCGTCTCGGCGAAGTGATACCCCGTCTCGAGGAAGAGCGTGTCCACCCAGGGGATGTGTCGGGCGACCACGTGGGGGAGAACGGCGTCGGCCATCGAGCACGCGACGGCCGTCAGGTCACCGAACTCCTCAGCCACCCAGGACAGCAGGGTGTCGGTGTCGCCGTCGGCGAATCGATCCTCGGCCTCCAGGGCGATCACGCGGAGCTCCGGTGTGGTGCGTCGTGTCCTGGAGATCTCCGCACGCTGGGCCAGATGGGCCGCGCGATCCCGCTCGTGCGCGAGCTGGCGCTCGCGCCGCTCGGCCAGGCTGGGGGTGCTCACGAAGCCGACACTAATGCGCGCGGGAGCACGGAGCGGTTCCGTCCAAAATGCGAACACCGGGAACCTACGGCAGGGTAGGGGCGAACCTATTGAAGGGAGTCACCCCATGTGGGACACCATTTTGTGGATTGCCGCCGTGATCATCGCGATTTTCGGCATCCTCCGGCTTGTCCAGCGCGACTTCGTGATGGGCGCCGTGCTCATCGTCATCGCACTGCTCGTCGGCCCCGGCGGCGTCAGCCTCTTTACCTGATCGACTGACGTCACGGATGGCGAACGAGGTTCGCTACACATCGACATCCATCCCGTCGGCTCTCGGCCCCGCATCGTCCTCGGACGATCGTGGAGCCAGGGGCCGGCGGGATGGTCGTTGGTGGGGCACCTCCACGCGCGCGATGCAGGGCCGGGCCGCCGACGTCTAGGGTGGCCACATGGTCCGCTACATCGACATCCACCCCGTCGACCCCCAGCAGCGCACTGTCGACCAGGCGGTCCAGGTGCTACGCGACGGTGGACTGATCGCCTACCCCACTGATTCGGGTTATGCGCTCGGCGCCCAGATCGGCAATGCCGACGCCCTGCAGCGCATCCGCACCATCCGCCAGCTCGACGACAAGCACCACTTCACGCTGGTCTGCTGCGACTTCGCCCAGCTGGGCCACTTCGTCAACGTGGCCAACACGGTGTTCCGCGCGGTCAAGGCCGCCACGCCCGGGCCGTACA
Above is a window of Aeromicrobium senzhongii DNA encoding:
- a CDS encoding bifunctional nuclease family protein, with product MRELQIVGVRVEMPTNQPLVLLRELEGTRYLPIWVGAIEASAIAFAQQGTVAPRPPTHALMASIIEGLGDELLEVRIVDVRDGVFFAELAFAGGAVIDARPSDSIALALRTGVRVVCAEDVLDVAGFAQTPDEDEEIAKFREFLDHVDPEDFEKPSSEG
- a CDS encoding MerR family transcriptional regulator, with the translated sequence MIDPRDEAAEAQAQASAQGLLFDDDLAPMPQDTGFRGPTACNAAGITYRQLDYWARTGLVEPTVRSATGSGTARLYSFKDILLLKIIKRLLDAGVSLQQIRTAIDHLRERGTEDLTQVTLMSDGASVYECRSANEVIDLLQGGQGVFGIAIGGVWKEIEGTLHELPTERAEAAEPLAGDELAARRAARKAN
- a CDS encoding DUF881 domain-containing protein; translated protein: MSRQSVSGSSVEEAESILERLAATALDDDYYVAHDTPPRPVAKVLTAVMAGVFGLLVTVAAVQTRIDRPATEAERNALIENIRVREDLVKSKQETVVGLQQQIADLQAESVVDGPGTAGLRVAAGSVAVEGPGVVLTVESSANEDRPGGRLTDTDLQLVVNGLWLAGAEAVSVGGHRLTATSAIRSAGEAITVNYRSVTEPIVVEAIGDEDVLRSRWEEGPSGRYLAARAEADGIGYDVQGSDDVELDAAPEARLSVSAEPLRRSES
- a CDS encoding FHA domain-containing protein, with protein sequence MTTPDGFDDTNFIPVIDADTEEMSAGDVFAVENLPVGNAMLLVQRGPDAGSRFLLDQDVVSAGRHPSSDIFLDDISVSRRHATFSRRGGGYVVTDLGSLNGTYVNRDRIDGDIPLAGGDEVQLGKYRLIYFPGTVVSEGGQ
- a CDS encoding superoxide dismutase, which gives rise to MADYTLPELPYDYGALDPHISGKIMELHHTKHHQNYVNGLNTALEKLEEARSVQEFDTINLLEKNLAFNLGGHINHSIFWKNLSPDGGDKPTGELAAAIEDNFGSFDAYRAQFEQVALGIQGSGWAITAWDTLGQRLVIVQLYDQQSNIPATLIPISQLDMWEHAFYLDYLNVKGEYVKAFWNIANWADAQERFTAATSGGQILF
- the gcvH gene encoding glycine cleavage system protein GcvH, giving the protein MIPEDLFYSAEHEWVRLEGDVAIIGITDFAQDQLGDIVYVDLPAEGESLESGTVVGELESTKSVSDVFTPVSGEVIARNDALEATPEVINSDPYGEGWLIKVRTSGEDPTDGLLTAEAYSAVVSA
- a CDS encoding CDP-alcohol phosphatidyltransferase family protein; the protein is MKDELFTIPNLLSAVRIVLVPVFLWLVLVPEADLLAIGVLVVSGITDYLDGKIARATGRTTRLGALLDPVADRLYILAVVVGLGLRDIIPWWLAVILPLRDVVLFSLVPFLRTRGFSALPVHFLGKAATAGLLYAFPLLLLGDGDGAVANLARVFGWAFTIWGVALYWWAGILYAVQVRRLLASTPRTP
- the ftsR gene encoding transcriptional regulator FtsR; protein product: MSGNEAAREQLLGIGQVIAELSEEFPDISQSRIRYYDEQGLVEPRRTPSGYRKFTYGDVERLRFVLRMQKDRYWPLSHIRQVLDQMDSGEVPDTELRATLRVPQVTLAADGTPTAQSITEGAGSTRMTRDELLDAAGIDAATLDEIEQFELIRRRPQQRYYDTDDLVVASLVGELAKLGLEPRHLRGFRSAADRELGLLDQVIPPAARQQSGAAAELAELAALAVRLHTVLVRAGLRS
- a CDS encoding small basic family protein → MIPVIGLVVGVTIGLILQPTVPTSLQPYVPIAIIAALDAVLGAARAFLEGRFDDRVFVISFVSNVAIAAVMVFVGDQLGVGSQLSTGVIVVLGIRIFANAAAIRRLIFHA
- a CDS encoding DUF881 domain-containing protein, with protein sequence MPETFSLRTALRRRSSWIVGLLIGLLAFTVTVQWREGDETDDFSGVRGIELAELLKSLDATNARLTQQIETLEASRDDLRDSTKSTAEAREAAVLRANALAILSGTVGAEGPGIEITITAPPGAVTASVLLDAVQEMRDAGAEVISLNGVARVVAQTWFLDDDAGVRVSGRLLKPPYVMEVIGDPDTLADAVTFRGGLADRVEGRGGEVGVEERRRIRITAVADDPEPQYARPAND